The following are from one region of the Ruficoccus sp. ZRK36 genome:
- a CDS encoding PEP-CTERM sorting domain-containing protein → MQIPHKMHLALSFCSLVLAAGTVSAAVVTDLPLAEGPGTVIAPTRSITLEATGSTSSATLNARSDIYALQSVPGFSSSGLTNIVSYTDSTLPDLRYTKSFSGTNTGNEITNPGFLTSSTPDTATNSGYYIYLPTNATEALTPTITIDFGSYNSGTEEFTTGVNSVQAAGFTLTAPAARFALTSSIVVEFLDASSGVLSSQTVLYSELDTDDPNDPNALYFGYESDDYDIASISITFNQDAGTSVVPIIGLDDVAFTSVPEPSTMGMLGLGLLALIGLRLRRR, encoded by the coding sequence ATGCAGATACCCCATAAAATGCACCTTGCCCTGAGCTTTTGCTCTCTCGTTCTCGCCGCCGGCACCGTATCGGCTGCCGTCGTCACCGATCTTCCTCTGGCGGAGGGACCTGGCACCGTTATCGCCCCCACCCGCTCGATCACTCTGGAGGCCACCGGCAGCACTTCGAGTGCAACACTGAATGCACGAAGTGACATTTATGCCCTGCAGAGTGTCCCCGGCTTCTCTAGCTCTGGCCTCACGAACATCGTCAGCTACACCGACAGTACCCTGCCCGACCTCCGCTACACCAAAAGCTTCAGCGGCACCAACACCGGAAATGAAATCACGAACCCTGGGTTCTTAACTTCCTCTACTCCGGATACCGCGACCAACTCTGGCTACTACATTTACCTACCCACCAACGCGACCGAAGCTCTCACGCCCACCATAACGATCGACTTTGGCAGCTACAACAGCGGCACAGAAGAGTTCACCACCGGCGTCAATAGTGTACAGGCTGCCGGCTTCACCCTCACCGCACCGGCAGCCCGCTTCGCGTTGACATCATCCATCGTAGTAGAATTCCTCGACGCCTCCAGTGGCGTGCTCTCCTCCCAGACCGTCCTATACTCGGAGCTGGACACGGATGACCCCAATGACCCCAACGCACTCTACTTCGGCTATGAGTCCGACGACTACGACATCGCTTCGATCAGCATCACCTTCAACCAAGATGCTGGCACGAGCGTTGTCCCGATCATAGGATTGGATGACGTAGCTTTCACCTCCGTCCCCGAGCCATCCACCATGGGCATGCTCGGACTGGGGCTGCTGGCACTGATCGGCCTGCGTCTGCGTCGTCGCTAG
- a CDS encoding PEP-CTERM sorting domain-containing protein (PEP-CTERM proteins occur, often in large numbers, in the proteomes of bacteria that also encode an exosortase, a predicted intramembrane cysteine proteinase. The presence of a PEP-CTERM domain at a protein's C-terminus predicts cleavage within the sorting domain, followed by covalent anchoring to some some component of the (usually Gram-negative) cell surface. Many PEP-CTERM proteins exhibit an unusual sequence composition that includes large numbers of potential glycosylation sites. Expression of one such protein has been shown restore the ability of a bacterium to form floc, a type of biofilm.), whose protein sequence is MRLYTMITPRYIAKLLAASVFAFSTATAATVTTDITLAEGPGDVIAPDRTPTLTGSGSTAQSTLEARSDLFVLQNFTGIASKTTAIFAFTDETKPDVQIRLASDPANFWSSTSTENTTNDSFASSYGSAYIIQTPTTEASAISYALAIDFGSYNSSTEEFTTGTGVYASAFTLNSAKGRLELTDSIVVEFKSTSGSTLSTQTILGTDIINDASSNPGMYFGYETTGDLIGSVEITINRDAGTLASSMMVGLDDITFTSIPEPSTSAALLGAAVLVGMLIRRRRR, encoded by the coding sequence ATGAGATTATACACTATGATCACCCCTCGATATATAGCCAAACTCCTTGCCGCATCTGTCTTTGCGTTTAGCACCGCTACAGCGGCAACCGTTACCACCGATATCACGCTGGCAGAAGGTCCGGGCGACGTCATCGCTCCTGACCGCACGCCGACGCTGACCGGCTCAGGCAGCACAGCCCAGAGCACGCTGGAAGCCCGCTCCGACCTGTTTGTCCTGCAGAACTTCACTGGCATCGCCTCCAAAACGACGGCCATCTTTGCCTTTACCGACGAGACTAAGCCGGACGTTCAGATCCGCCTCGCCTCAGATCCTGCGAATTTCTGGAGCTCTACCTCCACCGAGAACACGACCAATGACTCGTTCGCAAGTTCTTATGGTTCGGCCTATATCATCCAGACACCGACAACTGAGGCCTCTGCCATCAGCTATGCCCTCGCGATTGATTTTGGCAGCTATAACTCCAGCACAGAAGAGTTTACCACCGGCACGGGAGTTTATGCCAGTGCCTTCACCCTCAACTCTGCCAAGGGACGCCTTGAGCTGACCGACTCGATCGTCGTCGAGTTCAAGTCCACCTCAGGCTCGACCCTCTCGACCCAAACCATTCTGGGCACTGACATTATCAACGATGCCTCAAGCAACCCCGGCATGTACTTCGGGTATGAGACCACCGGCGATTTGATCGGCTCGGTCGAAATCACCATCAACCGTGATGCCGGTACACTCGCCAGCAGCATGATGGTAGGCCTTGATGACATCACCTTCACCTCGATCCCTGAGCCCTCCACCAGCGCCGCCCTGCTGGGTGCAGCCGTCCTCGTGGGCATGCTCATCCGCCGCCGGCGCCGCTAA
- a CDS encoding heparinase II/III family protein — MTNATSLPHSLLLAALLCSTALCAYAQEMPDQGIEPVTATSDVKLETFRELLLRAKHDPTLAEQRKVLVDRATVSLKKPIVRRAYNLEELKNSPRIYWDPRYSTSDESFREAFALGRSDATASDTIVNEAYLLASAYVLTDDRAYLQHALDQVEELTTWDPLQRPGWSSYSRQAPPPPDGDGVWLATGRGIQTCVEVLDILPPEEISPELRAAVDALFEREVARILDDWKNERPWYVRGHVVFSNQWALPMAGLVNATLFLGRDKHPEAYEYGVQCLLETMDSQGEKGEFVEGLMYSAVTVASLMSAAYHSALDGDRRLIDHPFLKNYPVWIAAQIQPGEYIVNNFDNGFGARGGLVRFMSMFSRSAVLLGSPEGLWVRNHYSKTRDPSLYGLLCATIPATDAVEPPLYNEFPKNQTVIWRDSWEDNASGFWMRGGSKTDFHDHQDRGHINFISEGRAILIEAGTFSYGDPDVFLRSRYVTAHNVLQVGDLDLANSTEEELLAAGQPRGDGQKEAPLSVDWLDLDGGSVSADMSGAYPAVKVWTRSAQWDAHTVEVTDEVVMETPDIALFRWHLAAPAEDIKWRYWKMPKAELTLEPGILKAEGYTIRFSANQPITARLETVLDNTIGRKSPHYCLVIRSEQPVEALKLSTLIEVEPTSGEAN; from the coding sequence ATGACCAACGCTACCTCACTCCCCCACTCGCTGCTACTCGCCGCATTGCTTTGCAGTACCGCGCTTTGCGCCTATGCTCAGGAGATGCCCGATCAGGGCATCGAACCCGTCACCGCGACCTCGGACGTAAAACTTGAAACCTTTCGTGAACTGCTCCTGCGCGCCAAGCACGATCCAACCTTGGCCGAACAGCGCAAAGTCCTCGTAGACCGGGCGACCGTCTCTCTCAAGAAGCCTATCGTCCGCCGCGCCTACAATCTGGAGGAACTGAAGAACTCACCGCGCATTTACTGGGACCCGCGCTATAGCACCTCTGACGAATCTTTCCGCGAGGCCTTCGCCCTCGGGCGTTCGGATGCGACAGCCTCCGACACCATCGTCAATGAGGCCTACCTGCTGGCCAGTGCCTACGTCCTGACGGATGACCGCGCCTACCTCCAGCACGCGCTCGATCAGGTCGAAGAGCTCACCACCTGGGACCCGCTTCAGCGCCCCGGCTGGTCCTCCTACTCCCGGCAGGCACCGCCTCCCCCCGATGGCGATGGCGTCTGGCTGGCTACCGGGCGCGGCATACAGACCTGCGTCGAGGTCTTGGACATCCTGCCCCCCGAGGAGATCAGCCCCGAGTTACGGGCAGCGGTCGATGCTCTGTTCGAGCGCGAAGTTGCGCGTATCCTTGACGACTGGAAAAACGAACGTCCGTGGTATGTTCGCGGCCACGTTGTCTTTTCCAACCAATGGGCGCTGCCGATGGCCGGGCTGGTTAACGCCACGCTTTTCCTCGGTCGCGACAAACACCCCGAGGCTTACGAGTACGGCGTCCAATGCCTGCTTGAGACGATGGACTCGCAGGGGGAAAAGGGAGAGTTCGTCGAGGGGCTCATGTACTCCGCTGTCACCGTGGCCAGTCTGATGTCAGCCGCCTATCACAGTGCCCTGGACGGAGACCGTCGCCTTATCGACCATCCCTTCCTCAAAAACTACCCCGTATGGATCGCCGCCCAGATCCAGCCGGGCGAATATATCGTCAACAATTTCGACAACGGCTTCGGCGCACGCGGGGGATTGGTGCGCTTCATGAGCATGTTCTCGCGCTCAGCGGTTTTACTCGGCAGCCCAGAGGGACTCTGGGTCCGTAACCACTACTCGAAGACCCGTGACCCGTCACTCTATGGCCTGCTCTGCGCCACGATACCTGCCACCGATGCCGTCGAACCGCCGCTCTATAACGAGTTCCCGAAAAACCAGACCGTCATCTGGCGCGACAGCTGGGAAGACAACGCCTCGGGCTTCTGGATGCGCGGTGGCAGCAAGACCGACTTCCATGACCACCAGGACCGCGGCCACATCAACTTCATCTCCGAGGGCCGCGCGATTCTGATTGAGGCCGGCACCTTTAGCTATGGCGACCCGGATGTCTTCCTGCGCAGCCGCTACGTCACGGCCCACAATGTTCTTCAGGTCGGAGACCTGGACCTCGCAAACTCCACCGAAGAAGAACTGCTGGCTGCAGGGCAGCCCCGAGGCGACGGCCAGAAAGAGGCGCCCCTGAGCGTTGACTGGCTCGATCTGGACGGCGGCAGTGTCTCCGCAGACATGAGCGGTGCTTACCCAGCCGTCAAGGTGTGGACCCGCTCGGCTCAGTGGGATGCACACACGGTGGAGGTCACCGATGAGGTCGTCATGGAGACTCCGGACATCGCACTCTTTCGCTGGCACCTCGCCGCCCCCGCGGAGGACATAAAATGGCGCTACTGGAAAATGCCCAAAGCGGAACTCACACTCGAGCCGGGCATCCTCAAAGCCGAAGGCTACACCATACGCTTCTCTGCAAATCAACCGATCACCGCACGACTCGAAACCGTACTCGATAACACGATAGGGCGCAAATCACCCCACTACTGTCTCGTTATCCGCTCCGAGCAGCCCGTCGAAGCACTCAAGCTGAGCACCCTGATCGAGGTCGAGCCGACATCGGGAGAGGCGAACTAA
- a CDS encoding histidine phosphatase family protein, with product MTRVIIIRHGETEWNLQGRYQGQDNSPLTARGVAQAEAVGQRLAGVHLDALVSSDLQRAVDTADRIAAPHTGTPRFTDDRLRERNFGKLTAMTRVEALEKYPEEEKSYLSHDPDYRIPGGESLRDVYDRTAAALDEWAARYEGKTLCVVTHGGALGQFLRYVLGIPLNHRRAYKFVNCAYTEFSWEDGHWLLHTWGDIHHLAHLGAEDDIR from the coding sequence ATGACCCGAGTCATCATCATCCGCCACGGCGAGACCGAGTGGAATCTGCAAGGTCGCTATCAGGGGCAGGATAACTCACCCCTGACCGCGCGGGGTGTTGCCCAGGCCGAAGCGGTGGGGCAGCGTCTGGCGGGCGTGCATCTGGATGCTCTCGTTTCAAGCGACCTGCAGCGGGCTGTTGATACGGCGGATCGCATTGCTGCTCCGCATACGGGCACGCCACGCTTTACCGACGATCGGTTGCGCGAGCGCAACTTTGGCAAACTCACGGCGATGACCCGTGTCGAGGCTCTGGAGAAATACCCGGAGGAGGAAAAGAGCTACCTCAGCCACGACCCGGACTACCGCATCCCCGGTGGTGAGAGTCTGCGTGATGTGTACGACCGTACTGCCGCTGCGCTCGATGAGTGGGCGGCGCGCTATGAGGGCAAGACGCTCTGCGTGGTCACGCACGGCGGCGCGCTTGGGCAGTTCCTGCGCTACGTGCTGGGCATCCCGCTCAATCACCGGCGCGCGTACAAGTTCGTCAACTGCGCCTACACGGAGTTCTCTTGGGAGGACGGGCACTGGCTCCTGCATACTTGGGGTGATATCCATCACCTGGCGCATCTCGGCGCCGAAGACGACATCCGCTGA
- a CDS encoding phage holin family protein, which yields MQEQRRQKKQINFLKLLQSWILIALGVLLASSLSDGVSYDSRGTFVLVVLLVSLFNLVIRPVLILFALPFVVFTFGLGLVVINALVLLLVEAVVPGFHLASFWSAIWVAIVISFVSLVANMLMGTSRVKVSVKRTGPPKDGPHGSTGKNLSSKDDDVIDI from the coding sequence GTGCAGGAACAACGCCGCCAGAAAAAACAGATCAACTTTCTCAAGCTCTTACAGAGCTGGATACTCATCGCCTTGGGGGTGCTCTTGGCCTCCAGCCTGAGTGATGGCGTCAGCTACGACTCGCGCGGCACCTTCGTGCTCGTGGTGCTGCTGGTGAGCCTCTTTAACCTCGTGATCCGCCCGGTGCTGATCCTGTTCGCGCTGCCGTTCGTGGTCTTCACCTTCGGGCTCGGGCTGGTCGTGATCAATGCCCTGGTGTTGCTCTTGGTTGAGGCGGTGGTGCCGGGCTTTCACCTGGCGTCTTTCTGGTCAGCCATCTGGGTGGCGATCGTGATCAGCTTCGTCTCGCTGGTGGCAAATATGCTCATGGGCACTAGCCGGGTAAAGGTATCCGTCAAGCGCACAGGTCCACCCAAGGACGGCCCGCACGGGTCCACCGGTAAAAACCTGTCGAGCAAGGACGACGACGTGATCGACATCTGA
- a CDS encoding LacI family DNA-binding transcriptional regulator yields MPTLRDISNATGYALSTVSLALRNDPSLKPETLKAIQEAAHELGYRPNPLVSALMRQVRDKRCPRKESVAIISRFTRPIHTSRKINDFYRMIYDSANKQAEMRGYGVDEFYLGDNTISDSRISGILKARGIHGVLLLPGRDNDTVTMDYPLLNSPDLTTVLVGFNTSQRNLHQVATDYYYDIDCAIQRALHAGYTRIGLAIDQSADRATNHTWASRFLFFQQSMPEEQRVPVLLSRTISDLLEESPEWYSKHRPEVILISIADVKKALAKIGISVPGDVRLIHLTNRGNSDMAGINPHTERLGSVAVDLLVQLLQTNQFGPPSYPQTVAIKGSWSPGYSFPEDQPT; encoded by the coding sequence ATGCCTACCCTCCGGGATATTTCCAACGCCACCGGCTACGCACTCTCGACCGTATCCCTGGCCTTGCGTAATGACCCGAGCCTGAAGCCAGAGACACTGAAAGCGATTCAGGAGGCCGCCCACGAGCTAGGCTACCGCCCAAATCCACTGGTCTCCGCTCTCATGCGCCAGGTACGGGACAAGCGTTGCCCCCGCAAGGAGAGTGTCGCCATAATCAGCCGCTTCACGCGCCCTATTCACACAAGCCGTAAGATCAATGATTTTTACCGCATGATCTACGATTCGGCCAATAAGCAGGCTGAGATGCGTGGCTACGGTGTGGACGAGTTCTACCTCGGAGATAATACCATCAGCGACTCCCGCATCAGTGGAATTCTCAAGGCGCGCGGCATCCACGGAGTACTCCTGCTTCCCGGTCGCGACAATGACACTGTCACCATGGACTATCCGCTGCTGAACTCTCCCGACCTGACCACCGTCCTCGTCGGGTTTAACACCAGCCAGAGAAACCTGCACCAGGTTGCCACTGATTACTACTACGACATCGACTGCGCTATTCAGCGGGCCCTCCATGCAGGCTACACACGAATCGGACTCGCCATTGATCAATCTGCTGACCGTGCGACCAATCACACTTGGGCTTCACGTTTTCTGTTCTTCCAACAGAGCATGCCCGAGGAACAGCGTGTCCCCGTACTTCTTTCCCGTACCATAAGTGACCTTCTTGAAGAAAGCCCTGAGTGGTACAGCAAACACCGCCCGGAAGTCATCCTCATCTCAATCGCCGATGTTAAAAAAGCTTTAGCAAAGATTGGGATCAGTGTCCCCGGCGACGTCCGCCTGATCCACCTGACTAACCGCGGAAACAGCGACATGGCCGGCATCAATCCGCACACGGAGCGGCTCGGGAGTGTTGCGGTCGACCTGCTCGTCCAGCTGCTCCAGACAAATCAGTTCGGCCCCCCTTCCTACCCACAGACCGTTGCGATCAAGGGCAGTTGGTCCCCCGGGTACTCTTTCCCCGAGGATCAACCGACCTAG
- a CDS encoding alginate lyase family protein, whose translation MLCPLFLGGTLFADKPATTPAAQSATVVQSKDGQPTYTLTLREQISELDPDSSRVQALLSLAEKYSQSDKMVRTDDLDTLREMGALKYNTQPAHMNKVSPETWKKSALSLADARFAHQLSGRLPVVATAANLTGNSRYSDYVIEQLEEVATWVPFERPGWSINNGRPTLPPEGDGAWLGTGWAIRMICDTVECMPDNSIPPELMAALKQRMEEEIVGLLDDYETKRTWYYDKEAVYSNQWIIPNEGLLRACLFVGKDKHPEAYELAVQNLLRSLNSQGEKGEFVEGMSYGTLAVDGIVSAARDAALHGDTRLIDHPFMQNFPVWLVEHEQPGGTCVNAFDCGSFGASSEMLATFVAMTGNPVAKWAFTGPLGKNYPTSLDGTLAAASTVTPVEAPLFEYYPIATRVNWRNSWDKDASGFWMRGGHPTDFHDHQDRGHLSYVVKGQPVLMEAGLFSYGIKDHPTHYRSVAGHNVLQVGNLPPEKLSDAALKGGAGQLRDPEGKTAPMTVHRLDKSGGEVSVDGSACYASVDTWERTATWDAEYLDVSDHVVLKEPDFITFRWHLAVPADTPYKTLENGIRVGNIDITYDANQPVKVWVETMPDNTIYRPKNERPGTHASVVIQTTEAVDGLDLESTISVSAETVSAMPSKDKVPSIAIPTGTPELIQMNYADLVANRKAYEDGVPAFVEAVDALKARADKELSKPLLTVTDPQKMVASSGDPHDFHTIGKYSWPNPNTEDGMPWIRQDGLINPDSTTDKYDMQRFRDLRSSVVELGQAWFYTEEEAYATKATDFLHTWFIDPSTRMNPNFNFGSSQPGVHEGMPIGIIFGADMIRMLDFVKLLPGSEAWTQENEDGLKQWFDEYTEWLVTSPFGKEEAQNKNNHGSWYTAQVAVYSLYAGNRERAETAMERAHTYFDDQISPEGIFVYENERNRSFSYSLYSLKSLVTLANCGKYLGMDLWNYESPNKPGSPAIKVACMYLLPYVIGEKPWPKQEIGNMRGVYGQALVIFLQAAEEYDSPELARASEIVREKLDQTVNLRLNNAQFIPESKSPTASNPTK comes from the coding sequence ATGCTGTGTCCCCTCTTTCTTGGGGGCACCCTATTCGCCGATAAACCGGCAACCACCCCTGCCGCTCAGAGCGCCACGGTGGTTCAATCCAAGGACGGCCAGCCGACCTACACACTGACGCTGCGTGAGCAGATCTCAGAGCTGGACCCCGACTCATCCCGAGTCCAGGCCCTGCTCAGCCTGGCCGAGAAATACTCCCAAAGCGACAAGATGGTCCGCACGGACGATCTCGACACTCTGCGGGAGATGGGCGCGCTAAAGTACAACACGCAACCGGCGCACATGAACAAGGTCTCGCCGGAGACGTGGAAAAAGAGCGCGCTCTCGCTGGCCGATGCCCGCTTCGCCCACCAGCTCTCCGGACGCCTGCCGGTTGTCGCCACAGCGGCAAACCTCACCGGTAACAGCCGCTACTCGGACTATGTGATCGAGCAGTTGGAAGAAGTCGCCACCTGGGTTCCTTTTGAACGCCCCGGCTGGTCGATCAACAATGGCCGGCCGACCCTCCCCCCCGAGGGTGACGGCGCATGGCTCGGCACGGGCTGGGCCATCCGCATGATCTGCGACACGGTCGAGTGCATGCCCGACAACTCCATCCCGCCGGAGCTGATGGCGGCCCTCAAGCAGCGCATGGAGGAAGAAATCGTCGGCCTGCTCGACGACTACGAAACCAAGCGCACCTGGTACTACGACAAGGAAGCCGTCTACAGTAACCAGTGGATCATCCCGAACGAGGGTCTGCTGCGCGCCTGCCTCTTTGTCGGTAAGGACAAGCACCCTGAGGCTTACGAGCTGGCCGTCCAGAACCTGCTGCGCTCGCTTAATTCACAGGGCGAAAAGGGCGAATTCGTCGAAGGCATGTCCTACGGGACTCTGGCCGTAGACGGCATTGTATCCGCTGCCCGTGACGCCGCCCTGCACGGCGACACCCGCCTGATCGACCACCCCTTCATGCAGAACTTCCCCGTCTGGCTCGTCGAGCACGAGCAGCCTGGCGGCACCTGCGTTAACGCCTTTGACTGCGGCTCCTTCGGTGCCAGCTCTGAAATGCTGGCTACCTTCGTCGCCATGACCGGTAACCCCGTCGCCAAGTGGGCCTTTACCGGACCGCTCGGTAAGAACTACCCGACCTCGCTGGACGGCACACTCGCTGCGGCCTCGACCGTCACGCCCGTGGAGGCGCCGCTTTTCGAGTACTACCCCATCGCCACACGCGTCAACTGGCGCAACAGCTGGGACAAGGACGCCTCGGGCTTCTGGATGCGCGGTGGTCACCCCACTGACTTCCACGACCACCAGGACCGCGGCCACCTCAGCTACGTCGTCAAGGGTCAGCCCGTGCTCATGGAGGCCGGTTTATTCTCCTATGGCATTAAGGATCACCCGACTCACTACCGCAGCGTAGCCGGTCACAACGTGCTCCAGGTCGGTAACCTGCCCCCCGAAAAGCTCTCCGACGCAGCGCTCAAGGGCGGGGCCGGACAGCTCCGCGACCCCGAGGGTAAAACCGCCCCGATGACCGTTCACCGCCTCGACAAGAGCGGCGGCGAAGTCAGCGTCGACGGCTCAGCCTGCTATGCCAGCGTTGACACCTGGGAACGCACCGCCACCTGGGATGCCGAGTACCTCGACGTCAGCGACCACGTCGTCCTCAAGGAGCCCGACTTCATCACCTTCCGCTGGCACCTCGCCGTCCCCGCCGACACCCCGTACAAGACTCTGGAAAACGGTATCCGCGTCGGTAATATCGATATCACCTACGACGCAAACCAGCCCGTCAAGGTCTGGGTCGAAACCATGCCGGACAACACGATCTACCGTCCGAAGAATGAGCGCCCCGGCACGCATGCCAGCGTCGTGATTCAGACCACCGAAGCCGTGGACGGCCTCGACCTGGAAAGCACGATCTCCGTCAGTGCTGAGACCGTGAGCGCAATGCCCAGCAAGGACAAGGTTCCCTCGATCGCCATCCCGACCGGTACCCCGGAGCTGATCCAGATGAACTACGCTGATCTCGTGGCCAACCGCAAAGCCTACGAGGACGGCGTCCCCGCATTTGTCGAAGCCGTGGACGCGCTCAAGGCCCGCGCCGACAAGGAACTGTCCAAGCCCCTGCTCACCGTCACTGACCCGCAGAAGATGGTAGCCTCCTCCGGTGATCCGCATGACTTCCACACCATTGGTAAGTACTCCTGGCCCAACCCGAACACCGAGGACGGGATGCCCTGGATCCGCCAGGACGGCCTGATCAACCCGGACAGCACGACCGACAAGTACGACATGCAGCGCTTCCGCGATCTGCGCAGCAGCGTCGTCGAGCTCGGGCAGGCCTGGTTCTACACCGAAGAAGAAGCGTACGCCACCAAGGCTACCGACTTCCTGCACACCTGGTTCATCGACCCCAGCACGCGCATGAACCCGAACTTCAACTTCGGCTCATCCCAGCCGGGCGTCCACGAGGGCATGCCCATTGGCATCATCTTCGGGGCCGACATGATCCGCATGCTCGACTTTGTTAAGCTGCTGCCCGGCTCTGAGGCCTGGACGCAGGAGAACGAAGACGGCCTCAAGCAGTGGTTCGATGAATACACCGAGTGGCTGGTCACCAGCCCCTTCGGTAAGGAAGAAGCCCAGAACAAGAATAACCATGGCTCCTGGTACACCGCACAGGTCGCCGTCTACTCGCTGTACGCCGGTAATCGCGAACGCGCCGAGACCGCCATGGAACGGGCCCACACCTACTTCGACGACCAGATCTCCCCGGAGGGTATCTTCGTCTACGAGAACGAGCGTAACCGCAGCTTCTCCTACAGCCTCTACAGCCTCAAGTCCCTCGTCACCCTCGCCAACTGCGGCAAGTACCTCGGCATGGACCTGTGGAACTACGAGAGCCCGAACAAGCCCGGCTCGCCCGCGATCAAAGTCGCCTGCATGTACCTCCTCCCCTACGTCATCGGCGAGAAGCCGTGGCCCAAGCAGGAGATCGGCAACATGCGCGGCGTGTATGGTCAGGCGCTTGTCATCTTCCTCCAGGCTGCTGAAGAGTACGACTCTCCGGAACTGGCCCGCGCCAGCGAAATCGTCCGCGAGAAGCTAGACCAGACCGTCAACCTGCGCCTCAATAACGCGCAGTTCATCCCTGAGTCCAAGTCGCCGACGGCCAGCAATCCGACAAAGTAG
- the lpdA gene encoding dihydrolipoyl dehydrogenase, whose protein sequence is MADEPTYDLVVIGGGPAGYAGAIRAGQLGKKVACVEMERAGGTCLNWGCIPSKALLKSAELYRTMQHAEDFGFTVGDIKVDFAKVVERSRGVANQMAKGIEFLFRKNKVEYIRGKAQINVPGLVEITDGEDKGKILSTKNILIATGCRARMLPGLQPDGKRVMTAREILDRRDLPKSCIVLGAGAIGMEFAYFMNSFGCEVTIVEMLPNVLPVEDEEVSKFVERAFKKQGINILTDTKADNIAVTDDGVTLDAVKDGKPTPLKAESLLVAIGVGANMEGLLSKKVRLEMDRKYIKVDRHYNTSVKGIYAAGDIIGPPWLAHVATYEAVQAVNGIFGHGEPRPMERFPGCTYCQPQVASIGMTERDVKEKGLKYKVGKFPFTASGKAVAAAESDGFVKLIVAEEDGEILGAHITGHEATELIAEYALGMELEATWEEIHGTIHAHPTLSEALMEAAAATHGEAIHI, encoded by the coding sequence ATGGCAGACGAACCGACATACGATCTGGTAGTAATTGGCGGCGGACCCGCCGGATATGCGGGCGCGATTCGCGCCGGACAGCTGGGCAAGAAAGTGGCCTGCGTCGAAATGGAACGCGCGGGCGGCACCTGCCTGAACTGGGGCTGTATCCCCTCCAAGGCCTTGCTTAAGAGCGCCGAGCTGTACCGTACCATGCAGCACGCCGAAGACTTTGGGTTCACCGTGGGTGACATCAAGGTCGACTTCGCCAAGGTGGTGGAGCGCTCACGTGGCGTCGCCAATCAGATGGCCAAGGGCATCGAATTTCTCTTCCGTAAGAACAAGGTCGAGTACATCCGCGGCAAGGCCCAGATCAACGTCCCCGGCCTGGTCGAGATCACCGACGGCGAGGACAAGGGTAAGATCCTTTCTACCAAAAACATTCTCATCGCCACCGGTTGCCGCGCTCGCATGCTGCCTGGCCTCCAGCCCGACGGTAAGCGCGTCATGACCGCCCGCGAGATCCTCGATCGTCGCGACCTGCCCAAGTCCTGCATCGTTCTCGGTGCCGGTGCCATCGGCATGGAATTCGCCTACTTCATGAACTCTTTCGGCTGCGAGGTGACCATCGTGGAAATGCTCCCGAACGTGCTCCCCGTCGAAGACGAGGAAGTGTCGAAGTTCGTCGAGCGCGCCTTTAAGAAGCAGGGGATAAACATCCTCACCGACACGAAGGCCGACAATATCGCGGTGACCGACGACGGCGTCACCCTCGATGCGGTCAAGGACGGCAAACCCACGCCGCTGAAGGCCGAGAGCCTGCTCGTGGCTATCGGGGTCGGCGCCAACATGGAGGGCCTGCTCTCCAAGAAGGTCCGTCTCGAAATGGACCGCAAGTACATCAAGGTCGACCGCCACTACAATACCTCCGTTAAAGGCATCTACGCCGCTGGTGACATTATCGGGCCGCCCTGGCTCGCACACGTCGCCACCTACGAGGCCGTGCAGGCTGTCAACGGCATCTTTGGCCACGGCGAGCCGCGTCCGATGGAGCGCTTCCCCGGATGCACCTACTGCCAGCCGCAGGTCGCCAGCATCGGTATGACCGAGCGCGACGTGAAGGAAAAGGGCCTCAAGTACAAGGTCGGCAAGTTCCCCTTTACCGCCTCCGGTAAGGCTGTCGCCGCCGCCGAGTCCGACGGCTTTGTTAAGCTGATCGTGGCCGAGGAAGACGGCGAGATCCTGGGCGCGCACATCACCGGCCATGAAGCCACCGAGCTGATCGCCGAGTACGCCCTGGGCATGGAGCTGGAAGCTACCTGGGAAGAAATTCACGGGACCATCCACGCTCACCCGACCCTGAGCGAAGCCCTCATGGAAGCCGCCGCCGCCACCCACGGCGAAGCCATTCATATTTAG